CATTAGTGCATTGCAATGCTTGTGTAAACTTAAAATGATGTGAACGAACTTGGATGAAACGCTTACATCTGTGTAGCATTTGGAGGCAAGCCAAACGAAATTTCACCTTGGAGGTTATTGAAGCTAACATCCCTAAGACaaaggaaagaagaaaaaatagtatTCAATGATGTTCAGTCTAAAGATGAAGTTAAACAATCAAGAACCTGCATGAAAGTTTTGCTTACAAGTTCTTCAAATTGTGGAGATGTTGAAGCTGGTTTCCAAGACTCCCCAAAAGCTCTAACCCTCGTAGTTGTCTGCGTTATCATGAATCAAGATTCTGTTCCAACTatgctcaaaaaaaaattctccgCATGAAACTTACAGTTCTACTATAGAAGATCCAGAACATGAAACTCCCATCCAGACTTCTCCGCATGGATCTCCTCCCTCCAGTTTCCATCCTCTCAGTTGCGGTGGATTGTTCAGGGACTTATAGAGATCCTGAAGAGCCGAAACTAACGAAGAAAACACGAAAGTTGGATGatcaagttaacagccaagaaAGTGTTTCTACCAATTCATTGTTCCTAGATAGCAAGTATGAGTTCGTTTCAAAGCAAGCCAATTATCTAGTCATGCTTAACGTTTTCTTAACCAGAGAAGAACGATCCACGTTCGCAGATGAGAGAATCTGGAAATTACCTTCAAGCGGATCAGTATCGGTCTCAGCCAGCACAAAGAGCATCACCGTGAGCATGATTGCAGCGAGGCATCGCCATTGCTGATTGGTTGTCATCTCTAAGGAAGGAGAACAGAAGATACGGAGAGAGTCGCGATGGTGGTTTAGATGCAGAGAACTGATACTCTTAAGCTCCGTCGAAAAcgaagaaaaggagaaagagagaagaagagtcTCTTCTCTGATTTTCTCGCACTTTCTCTCGCCTTTTCAGGGAAAACCCAAACAGAACGAAAATAATCCGCAGGAGAGAAAAAGATCAAAGAAGCGCTAGCTACAGAGTgaagaaggaaacaaaaggCGGACACGCGCGAAAATTCCACGTCAGCAAAAGCAGTTACGGACGTTAGAGTCAACAAGTCAAAGCCATCTATCAGCGCCAAGCTTTGCCACGTGGCTGCACATGTCAACTTCACTCGAgacaaaaagtaattttttccAATAAATGAAAGAGTGATGATCAATGTCAAATAAAACTCGTATAATACAAGCTTTGTTAAAAAGGCCTAATCAAACACAAGATGCTGATGGTTAGTAACCAAATCTCAAAGAAGCTGTTTCTTCTTCAAATCCTCCAAATGCTTAGGCCCATCAGGATGACGGCTAACAAAATACCTCGCAAAGTCTTTATCCGAGCACGCGAGCAGAGTACTAACCGCAAGCTTAGGATCCGCTTTGCCTCTAGCTTTAAGCCAAGCAAACATGGCAAACCTCAGCTTCATCCGCTCAAGAGTGAACTTCAAACACGAAGGGAAAGCCACCAGAGTCGAAAGCGGGTAACCAAGCTCCTCCACGAGGTACTTAACCTTCGTTTCCAGCACATCGCTCGCCTGTGTGAGTACGTTAGGAGACGCTTTCACCATCTCTTTAACATCTTCCTCATCTAGACCAAAACTCAAAAGGACGTTGAACCTCTCCCTGAGCTCAGACCCTCTCCCGCGAAAACTCTTCCCTGCTCTCTCCATCTCCTCCGAGTCTTCCTCGTATCCGAGATCCAGCAAGAACTGAGTCTTCATTGCTTTCGAGTCTAAGTACACTTCTGTAGCTGGTAAGGGTTGCACTTTCGACCCCATCGTCCATTTCATCATCTCCTCTGGATTCTCTCTCACCACCTTGCAGACTCTGGTCTTATAAGCCTTTAAATTAACCAGCAAGCTACTCGTTTTCTTCAACGTACACGAGCCAATCCACCACGAGTGAGAGCGAAAGACCTCGCGGATTCCACCGTCATCCATCTCGATCTCTCTCAGGAACAAAAAGCACCTTCTTAGATTCGAAACGCATCTCTCCACTTGCTGCATCTGAGGGAGTCTCTGGAACAACGAGTAGAGTTCTCTTCTAGATGCCCCGAGCTTGGTCTCGAATCCCGCTAGAACCAACGTCCATTTCCCTGAGTTCTCAAAGATGAGCCTCGGACGGTTCTTGATCAACACATCCAGCTCATTCTCATCATCGTTGCAGATTCCTCTAAGCAAGGTGAGAGCACGATGCACAGAGCTCCAATCGTAAGACACCTCCTCTGACAAGTTCTTCATCACCCAATCAGAATCAACCCCTATGGTCCCCAGCATCTCCATGACTTTAACCAGTTCCATATCCGTATCCCCTAACAATATTCTCGGACAACAAGCAATAAGCTTCGACAGAAACAACCTGCTAAACCCAAAATCCTCATAAGCCTTGATCTTCGAAGCCAAAACACCAGTCTCGTAACCGAACACATCCCTAGCTTCCTCGAAAATCTTCCCAATCTTCTTGGGGTCGACTCCACAGTAACACAGAACGTGGTGGTTCTCAAGCAACAACTCGTTTAAGAAAATCTCACCGGAAGGGATAAGATGAGTGTACTCATTCGGCTTGAGTCCTGAGCTCTCGAGGAAAGGCTCGAACTCGTTAACGGGGTGAAACCTGAGATGTTTGGTGATGGATTGGTTGATGTCGGAAGCAGAGACGCAGTTCACCTTCTTGAGTAGATTCTCGATGAAGATGGGACTGTTCTTGCTCATGCTCTCGGCAACCATGTACTGCAAACTCCTGGTGGAGTAGAAGTAATCTAACATCGCTTCCTCCGCCATTTTTCTGATAGTGGGAGTGACTCGGATCCCGTTTCGAGTCCTCCTCACGCTGGATTTCTCGCTCGTGGTGGCTGCGAAAGATCTACTAGGGTTTTCTACAGAGAGTTGTTGTGAGACACGTTTGAGAAGAGACGTGAATCTACTAGGGTTTCGGACAAGTGTCATTGCTTTTTGGTTCGCAAATGTTGATGGACACGTATATCACAGCTCAGTAAGTCTGAATCTTACGACTCTCGTGATCTCGGAGCTCAACTCGCTGCAGTTCATTTGCCGTCTCCAGGGATCATCATCAGAAGAAGCTGTGTGTGTCCCTGCCGGAGAAGACAGGAGAGGCATATGAGATGGggttttttgtgtgtgtttaacAGTTTTGTCGGGTGGGCCCAGTTCTCTTTAGGGCCCATTAGCTAGCCCATGAAATTTAAACAAAGGCATTAGGCCTTGAACGATCCGCCCAAATTCACTTAACTTGATGGTTTTGTTTGATTCGTGTAACTTTCTTGTAGAGATGAAGTTATAAAACTCTCTTGTAGAGATAACTAGGGTCGGCCTGATgtgaattataaaattaaagttttatgaaatattgTTTAGTAAGCATTGGTTGTTTTTGTGTTTCACTTTTTTTCATTTGTCAGAGTGAGACATGTATGCGAGTTTGATATAATGTTTGAATTATGTTTTAGTTTGATAAGCATTTGGTAGATACACGAATTTTGGAATTATGGAACTCTGAACACAAATAATAATGTAATTTTATTCCATAACTCCTTCGGAAAGAGAAGcatctgaaaatataatttgcTATCTATAAGCAATATAATCCACAAACATCTGAACCCTTAAAAAGTAATAACATTTTTTgcacatatgttttttttttgtggagaTCACAGCTTCTTTGAAGTTTGAGCATGTCCATGTTGGTTAGGTACATGTCCTCTAGAGTAATACGGTAATCACTGAGTACTTTTTTAATCTTTCTCCAGCAGCTGTTGGATGTAGTTAACGTGTATTCCCATTCTAGGGTGTCTAGAATTTGTTTCCCATGTTTCAAGTTTCCATTGCACAACAGTAATAAACAACAAATATACGTACCCTTATCATATTTCCCTTGAGCTGAAAGTTGTAGATTTTCTAGACCTTTACTTGAGTTGTTATgaaagaaatattaattttctatacCTTTCCTCATGCTTTGATTTATACGAATACAAAGTCTCGGCCTCCCATCTCCGACTTGTAAGATCCATTCTGCAAAATCTTTGTCTTCTTGTCGCAATCTCATGTTTATGGATAGGGAGAAAATTCATGCCAATTTCCATAGATAAGACTTGCTGATTTATGCGAGAACCGTGTCCGTACGTTGGCCATGTGGGATAACAGGcatgatttatttaaaatcactGCCGAGAAGCACCGAAAGGCTGTGTGGCAGCTTCTGAGTTTGCACGTGATAACAAATAAACGAAATGATACAGTTTAATTCTGAtgaaatttagtttattttaaattataatttcattagtttactacaaatttaactatttttttatttaatcatataTCGCTTCTCAAATTAAAACCAGGTAATTAATGATATTGAATTACTACCCAAACATGataaataccaaaaaataatatagcTAGTCTTTGAAAAATAGAGAATGACCCTCCAACATATCCTAAAATAATATCTATTAGTTACCGatatattttctcaaaactTGCATAACTCTTTTTAGTAACTATAACATATTTTTCagtattataaaataaatattcatacctaaaaagaagctttattttagCTAAATTTGGCTAATGCCACGACCCTAACAATTGTCATCGTCAAAAAACTATATGAAGAAGTATCTCCTCTCGTCTCCCCGGCTATCCAGCCACGGATCACTACTTTACAGCCATATACACTCAATGGCTCTTAGTTTGGCCGAGAAAAAAAGTTGTAACCAGGCGTATATCAACATATAAACTTCtccataattaattaattatacacCTAATATGTAAAGTTTAATTTTGACTGTAGAAATGTCAACTattacatgagattttttttcgaTCAATAGCTTATTAGTTAGAAGGTCCACAATCCCTATATCAATGACACGTTTGTTATGAGCACTAACAGATTATGCTGTTTATAGCCCCTCGGTGTCGTTGGAGAACTTGGTAGGAGGTGCAGGCGCCCGTAACGCAAACCAACCcagaccaccaccaccaccagcgcCAAGTGATGACGTCCCTCCTCCGCCACCAAGATTTCCTTTCGCCACCATTAATGGCCGAAGCTGCGGCTTCACTAAAAGACATAGACATACCGGTTACTGACGACgattaaattaatatctctgAAATTTTCAGAAGCTTCACTCATGTTAGCCCTCAACAGAGATGTctaaaaaatttttttaaaaaaattcaaactatGAAATCAAACGGAGGATCAGAACATATAAACCTGAGCACGAATAAAGTAAAAGGAGAACCCAATTAATCTACGTTTGTTACTTCTTTCATACATTGTATCCACATCTAGGATAAAAAGAACCCAATTTCTCATTATCCTTTTGGAGTACGTTTAATCAGTAATTCAGTATAATGTTTTCCCGGCTAATGTTGTGTATTTTACCTTGCCACTGTTTAATGTTTTCCAGACATATTCTTTCAACTGGTCTTTCGATATGTTTTCTCCACATTCCTCAACAACTGATTTGATCCAAAGCAAAACTTCCTGTTGCgacaagacaaaaaaaactaagacTCTGTTCTTCTACCTTATGGTCGAGTATCATAAAACATCACAAACTTCCAAAGATAATATAAAAGAGAGAACTCAAGAAGCTCTGTAGACAATAGAGAATACCTGGTTAGCCAAACCATGGAGTGGCCCAACTAAACGGTTGACAGATACGTATCTGAAAGTGCACTACCGACCTAAATACAGAAACAAACAATCAGAAATGTCAATCCTAGGCAAAGGAATCTGAATTTCAGAGCTGCATGTGGAACAGAGACATTGAGAGACTATGAGCATACGCACCAGGTGACCAGTGTGAGTACTAACGTTTCCACCCTCATGATCACTACAaccagaaacaaaaacaaagtagAAGTTATCATGCTAATGGTTGCAAATCTTGAAAATAACAACAAAAGGTTATAAGAAAATAAGTTAAAAGGCATAAACAGACGGATAAATTAGTACAGACCTGTGGATCGTGATGTAAAGCCTCATGCGCTCTTTCATtttatcatcatcaaatccCAACATGTGGTAAAAATTTGCACCATAATCCAAAGATTTATCTGAGGGAATGGAATCGCCATTTTTATATATCCTACAATGATTTAGTAGAAAGGTAAatacgaagaaaaaaaaagcggACGACAAATCTTTCATATAAAGAGTACACAATCAGTCCTAAAATCCAGAAGATTCAAGATAAAACCCAGAAACTCTAGCCATAGATAGAGTTAAACACAAACTGAATATGAGAGAGACGTGAAAGCTGAGATTGTAAAGCGAAACCGAATGTGAGAAATATatgcgtatatatatataggattaCACAGACGAACATAGGTGAATTGAAGTGAATTAAAGACGATTGAAGAGGTAAACTCACCGTTACAGATCTTAATCGCCTCCACCGCAGCATCATCGCTCAGAGGAATTGAAGAGGAAGAGATGTGAAACGACGTGAGTGATTAGGTTTGGGCCTGGGGCACGATAAAGTAACGAAACACAAAGCCCACAACCCACCTTAATTACACAATTCGCAGCGTTTAATGAAAAGTGACGTGTCAAGACCTGGTGAGACTAATTTATGTGCTGGCATCCTATGTGGCTTCATGGGAGAGATGAAAactgtattttatatataaagattcttaaatatataaaacagagaattcggccaaaaaaatcatcaactttATACGAATTGCCAAAATAAACATGTACTCGAGCCTGACCAACAAAATCTTAAACTTTCGTTgacttttttagtttattaagaaatttaCGATTGACTGACAAAAATAACAAACCGTTAACCGACAGTTAAAACTGTGTTAACCCACCGTTAAATACTACCGTTtagtgaaacgacgtcgtttcattcaGTTCTTTTGTTTAAGacaaaatcttaaacaaaagaaattgtTGTTGGTTGGCCTCGAACCCACACACTCTTGGACTTAAGGGAGGGGAGTTTAGCCACTTGGCTAGTGAGACTTTTTGAAATATTAGatacaaatttctttttattgatcaaaagaCGTGGATgattgaaataaaacaaaacataacccTAATTTCtcataaactcaaaaaattctctaaatttttttgaaaaatctttaaatttccaaaaattgaaaaataattattttttcgtaaatttaattttgaaattaaaaataaactttttctttttaaaaaaaatcaaaaatcttccaaaattttcttataaaaaaaatccaaatttttaaaaaaatcaaagaaaatgcaaaaaattaagTTACAATTATGagctaaaaattaaatttttaaaaaatttaaaaattttggaagatttttttaatagaaaagtaattattttagtttcaaaattaattttataaaaaaaatatttatttttcaattttttaatttaattttaaaaattgaaaattttggaagatttttgttttcttaaagaaaaataattattttaatttcaaaattaattttctaaaaaattatttatttttcaatttttaatttaattttaaaaatgaattttttggaaatgttttgattatttaaagaaaaaaatatttctaagttaaatttgttttttacaaaatcttttttttcaatattttgtaattttaaagatcttttatgtttttagagAACTTTTTATATTCAGTGAGTACCAAATAAAGTTAAATGTGTTTGGGACTATTGAAAACGCCTTTAGCCCAATGGTTAAATACATTATCATTTCAGCCAAGCAACCCGAGTTCGAATCAATAAATTGGCAAGTCAATAAagatattgtcaataaattttaaagtcaATGAAAAGTTTGGTATTTTTTTGACCAGTCCAAAAGTTCAGATTTATTTTGGCAATTCGTGTaaagttcatgatttttttggcTGAATTCCCAAAACATAATCCCATAACTTCAACATTTTTCGTCTTCTCTATAACTCATGATAGGCTAGTAACAACATGTAAGTTCCACTCTTACTTTACTGTATTTACTAGTTCTTTCGTTTTTGATATGTAATCATCTCGtggagtttttttattttgcttttcaACCAGCAGGTATAATCCTCTTTGGATCtgcagaacaaaaaaaaatgcacatttgattttagaaaaataaaaataaggacgctatataatttaacatcttctcttttgattttcatttttgattTTGACTTTAGATTCAGGAAAATGAATTTAGCCGtatattgtttttttacttACTTTAGCCGTATATTGTTAGTAGTATTACACAAAACGTTAACGTTAAAGGAACAAACCTCTAATTGTTCTTGAAGATGTTTCCCTACTTTATCTTGCAATCTCATAAACTCTTTGATTCCGGAACCCTCCATATCAGCCTCCTGTCCTTTGAAACTTGTTTCTAAAGAACATTCAATGCTTAGTTTTAGTTCAATGAGCTAATGAGTCAGTTAACAATAAGGTAATAAACCCTATGACTTTACCTTGTATGGAATTTTGAACATGTTTTTGCGTTCGATATTTCTGATTTAGATATGATACAAGATAGTTAGGTAAGAGTACTGAATCATGatcataatataaaaaaggaaacGATGTGGTATTTTTAC
The sequence above is drawn from the Raphanus sativus cultivar WK10039 chromosome 7, ASM80110v3, whole genome shotgun sequence genome and encodes:
- the LOC108817595 gene encoding transcription termination factor MTEF18, mitochondrial; protein product: MTLVRNPSRFTSLLKRVSQQLSVENPSRSFAATTSEKSSVRRTRNGIRVTPTIRKMAEEAMLDYFYSTRSLQYMVAESMSKNSPIFIENLLKKVNCVSASDINQSITKHLRFHPVNEFEPFLESSGLKPNEYTHLIPSGEIFLNELLLENHHVLCYCGVDPKKIGKIFEEARDVFGYETGVLASKIKAYEDFGFSRLFLSKLIACCPRILLGDTDMELVKVMEMLGTIGVDSDWVMKNLSEEVSYDWSSVHRALTLLRGICNDDENELDVLIKNRPRLIFENSGKWTLVLAGFETKLGASRRELYSLFQRLPQMQQVERCVSNLRRCFLFLREIEMDDGGIREVFRSHSWWIGSCTLKKTSSLLVNLKAYKTRVCKVVRENPEEMMKWTMGSKVQPLPATEVYLDSKAMKTQFLLDLGYEEDSEEMERAGKSFRGRGSELRERFNVLLSFGLDEEDVKEMVKASPNVLTQASDVLETKVKYLVEELGYPLSTLVAFPSCLKFTLERMKLRFAMFAWLKARGKADPKLAVSTLLACSDKDFARYFVSRHPDGPKHLEDLKKKQLL